Proteins encoded by one window of Fusobacterium perfoetens:
- a CDS encoding YibE/F family protein: MKKIVIILITIFLALLVCHAELKGHIFNKEVIGKVLSVDNENTIVQGISKIGSQRIEVKILTGEQKGKVLERNNLLSGSMEYDEFYETGDKVLMTTFEDDGKLVGKVLSLLRLDKIIILGFIFISLLLVYARSIGLKSLLSFIGSVAIIWNFLIPALKNGENVFLITVATLIFLSGLIIFLVAGFTKKGFTAFLGTMSGLFVTALLTFLFGGTFKIDGMNQPFAQSVLFASSMRINILDIFYSAIVIGASGAAMDIAMDMAATIEELKYHNLTLTRRQLIKSGFNVGRSVIGTMTTTLLLAYSGGFLTLMILFLERDTTLLQILNMKIVTSEIIKIIIGSIGLTVVAPMTTYIGSYIYSLN, translated from the coding sequence TTGAAAAAGATAGTAATAATCCTCATAACTATCTTCCTTGCCCTTTTAGTTTGCCATGCAGAATTAAAAGGGCATATTTTTAATAAAGAAGTTATAGGAAAAGTTTTGAGTGTAGATAATGAAAATACAATAGTACAAGGAATATCAAAAATAGGAAGTCAAAGAATAGAAGTTAAAATTTTGACTGGAGAGCAAAAAGGAAAAGTTTTAGAGAGAAATAATCTTTTAAGTGGAAGTATGGAGTATGATGAATTTTATGAAACTGGGGATAAAGTTCTTATGACAACTTTTGAAGATGATGGAAAATTAGTTGGAAAAGTTTTATCACTTTTAAGATTGGATAAAATAATAATTCTGGGATTTATTTTTATTTCACTTTTGCTTGTTTATGCTAGAAGTATAGGACTAAAATCACTTTTATCATTTATTGGAAGTGTTGCAATAATTTGGAATTTTCTTATACCAGCTCTAAAAAATGGAGAAAATGTATTTTTAATCACTGTGGCGACTTTGATATTTTTATCGGGATTAATAATATTTTTGGTAGCTGGATTTACTAAAAAAGGTTTCACAGCTTTTCTCGGGACAATGTCGGGACTTTTTGTAACAGCTCTTTTGACTTTTTTATTCGGTGGAACTTTTAAAATAGATGGAATGAATCAGCCCTTTGCTCAGAGTGTTTTGTTTGCAAGTTCAATGAGAATAAATATTTTAGATATTTTCTACTCAGCTATTGTCATAGGAGCAAGTGGGGCAGCGATGGATATTGCAATGGATATGGCAGCTACAATAGAGGAACTGAAATATCATAATCTAACATTAACTAGAAGACAACTTATAAAATCTGGTTTTAATGTTGGAAGATCAGTTATAGGAACAATGACAACAACTTTACTTCTTGCATATTCTGGTGGATTTTTAACTTTGATGATTTTATTTTTGGAAAGAGATACAACATTACTTCAGATACTTAATATGAAAATAGTTACTTCTGAAATTATAAAAATAATAATTGGTAGTATTGGACTTACAGTTGTGGCACCAATGACAACTTATATAGGTTCTTATATATACTCTTTAAATTAA
- a CDS encoding molybdopterin-binding protein, with protein MMKKIKTTEAVGHVLQHDITEIIPGEFKGRAFKKGHIITEEDIPHLLRLGKDHIFVFELGEDKIHENEGAMILGKLGQGENISLGDEVKEGKINFNSSIDGVLKVNSEKLFELNMLGEISFATLPNNIPVKKGELVGGARIIPLVIEKEKMDKAKNLIKEPILNIRPYKKYKVGIITTGNEVFYGRIEDKFGPVILEKLKPYNPEIIGQALCPDDKEVIKEKAREFLDKGATMIIFTGGMSVDPDDMTPTSIIELGGELISYGAPVLPGSMFLLSYLGDIPMMGLPGCVMFAKKTVFDLVLGRVMTGERLTKADIMRYATGGLCQSCEVCHYPNCTFGK; from the coding sequence ATGATGAAAAAAATAAAAACAACTGAGGCAGTTGGCCATGTTTTACAACACGATATAACAGAAATTATTCCTGGAGAGTTTAAGGGAAGAGCTTTTAAAAAAGGACATATAATTACTGAAGAAGATATTCCTCATCTTTTAAGACTTGGAAAAGACCATATTTTTGTATTTGAACTTGGAGAAGATAAGATCCACGAAAATGAGGGAGCAATGATTCTTGGAAAACTTGGACAAGGAGAAAATATTTCTTTAGGCGATGAAGTAAAAGAGGGAAAAATAAATTTTAATTCTTCTATTGATGGAGTTTTAAAAGTTAATAGCGAAAAACTTTTTGAACTAAATATGCTTGGAGAAATTTCTTTTGCCACTCTTCCTAATAATATTCCTGTAAAAAAAGGAGAGCTTGTTGGAGGAGCTAGAATTATTCCTTTAGTTATTGAAAAAGAAAAAATGGATAAAGCAAAGAATTTAATAAAAGAGCCTATTCTAAATATCAGACCATATAAAAAATATAAAGTGGGAATTATTACTACTGGAAATGAAGTTTTTTATGGAAGAATCGAAGATAAATTTGGTCCTGTCATTTTAGAAAAACTTAAACCATATAACCCAGAAATAATTGGACAAGCTCTTTGTCCAGACGATAAAGAAGTTATAAAAGAAAAAGCAAGAGAGTTTTTAGATAAGGGAGCCACTATGATTATTTTTACAGGAGGAATGTCTGTTGACCCTGATGATATGACTCCTACATCTATTATTGAACTTGGTGGAGAACTTATAAGTTACGGAGCTCCAGTTTTACCTGGTTCAATGTTTCTTTTATCATATCTTGGAGATATTCCAATGATGGGACTTCCAGGTTGTGTAATGTTTGCTAAAAAAACTGTTTTTGATTTAGTTCTTGGAAGAGTTATGACTGGAGAAAGATTAACAAAAGCTGATATTATGAGATATGCTACTGGTGGACTTTGTCAAAGTTGTGAAGTTTGTCACTATCCAAATTGTACTTTTGGAAAATAA
- the modB gene encoding molybdate ABC transporter permease subunit, translated as MNSLNLGIIALTLKISIISVIVVTFISILLVYFLNKTSEKIKNIVEMFINISLFISPTVLGYILILILGKNGVIGSFLYKNFNITIIFSWWAGIITTSIVSLPLMYNSVKTGISSLDPIYSEVAKQLGATDFQILKKITIPLIKRNILAGMVLSFGRAMGEFGATLMLVGNIPGKTQTISMAIYSAVESGDSQTANFFLGVILVVSFLVMVLYNYLFSKEGKNR; from the coding sequence ATGAACTCTTTAAATTTAGGCATTATAGCACTAACACTAAAAATTTCAATTATTTCAGTTATTGTAGTTACTTTTATTTCAATTTTATTGGTTTATTTCTTAAATAAAACCAGTGAAAAAATAAAAAATATTGTAGAGATGTTTATTAATATCTCTCTTTTTATCTCCCCAACAGTTCTTGGATATATTTTAATTCTGATTCTTGGAAAAAATGGAGTAATTGGAAGTTTCTTATATAAAAATTTCAATATCACTATTATTTTTTCTTGGTGGGCTGGAATAATCACAACTTCTATCGTTTCTCTTCCACTTATGTATAATAGTGTAAAAACTGGAATATCTTCCCTAGACCCAATTTATAGTGAAGTAGCAAAACAATTAGGAGCTACTGATTTTCAAATTTTAAAAAAAATAACTATTCCTCTTATAAAAAGAAATATTTTAGCAGGAATGGTTTTATCTTTTGGAAGAGCTATGGGAGAGTTTGGAGCAACACTAATGCTTGTTGGTAATATTCCCGGAAAAACTCAAACAATTTCAATGGCAATATACTCAGCTGTTGAAAGTGGAGATTCTCAAACTGCTAATTTTTTCTTAGGTGTAATTTTAGTAGTTAGTTTTTTAGTTATGGTATTATATAATTATTTATTCTCAAAGGAGGGAAAAAATAGATGA
- the modA gene encoding molybdate ABC transporter substrate-binding protein, giving the protein MKNIFKILLVSLTILLIGCGKEKEKEITISAAASLKEVIYKLSSEFQKENKNIKININLGGSGALKNQIIGGAPVDIVFFASKSDLDDLNKKGLIEENNHQDILKNRMVIAGKEKIDDLSKILKHKIAIGTPETVPAGRYAKQILENSNLWNEIKSNIIFSKDVRSAMQYVEIGEIDYAFIYKTDAKLMKNSIISYIIPEDLHKPIIYSYGIIKDKNSKEVVKFYEFLKSSKAKDYYEKYNFEMIGK; this is encoded by the coding sequence ATGAAAAATATTTTTAAAATTTTATTAGTTAGTTTAACAATTTTACTTATCGGTTGTGGCAAAGAAAAGGAAAAAGAGATCACTATAAGTGCTGCTGCAAGTCTTAAAGAAGTCATATATAAATTATCTTCAGAATTTCAAAAAGAAAATAAAAATATTAAAATAAATATTAATCTTGGTGGTTCTGGAGCTTTAAAAAATCAAATTATTGGTGGAGCTCCTGTGGATATAGTTTTCTTTGCATCAAAATCTGATTTAGACGATTTAAATAAAAAAGGATTGATTGAAGAAAATAATCATCAAGATATTTTAAAAAATAGAATGGTTATTGCTGGAAAAGAAAAAATTGATGATCTTTCAAAAATTTTAAAACATAAAATCGCTATTGGAACTCCTGAAACTGTTCCTGCCGGTAGATATGCTAAACAAATTTTAGAAAATTCTAATCTTTGGAATGAGATAAAATCCAATATTATTTTTTCAAAAGATGTAAGAAGTGCTATGCAATATGTTGAAATTGGTGAGATAGATTATGCTTTTATCTATAAAACTGATGCTAAACTTATGAAAAATTCAATAATCTCCTATATTATTCCAGAAGATTTACACAAACCAATAATTTATAGTTATGGAATAATAAAAGATAAAAATTCTAAAGAGGTTGTTAAGTTTTATGAATTTTTAAAATCTTCAAAAGCTAAAGATTATTATGAAAAATATAATTTTGAAATGATTGGTAAATAA
- a CDS encoding MogA/MoaB family molybdenum cofactor biosynthesis protein, with protein MFRVAIICMSDKGSKGEREDISTKVIEEIVIKNGYEVVKKILIPDEYEEIQKNLIEICDNNQADLIITTGGTGFAKRDITPEATESVIERKVPGISEAIRNYSMTITKRAMLSRGVSGIRKETLIINLPGSPKAVRESLEYIITELWHGLEILTGKAFDCARK; from the coding sequence ATGTTTAGAGTGGCTATAATTTGTATGAGTGATAAAGGTTCAAAAGGTGAAAGAGAGGATATTTCAACAAAAGTTATAGAAGAAATAGTAATAAAAAATGGCTATGAAGTTGTAAAAAAAATTCTTATCCCAGATGAATATGAAGAAATTCAAAAAAATTTAATAGAAATCTGTGATAACAATCAAGCAGACTTAATAATTACAACTGGAGGAACAGGATTTGCAAAAAGAGATATAACTCCAGAGGCAACTGAGTCAGTAATTGAAAGAAAAGTTCCGGGAATTTCTGAGGCAATAAGAAATTATTCCATGACAATTACAAAAAGAGCTATGCTATCAAGGGGAGTTTCAGGAATAAGAAAAGAAACTTTAATAATAAATCTTCCGGGAAGTCCAAAAGCTGTAAGAGAATCTTTAGAATATATTATCACTGAACTTTGGCACGGATTGGAGATTTTAACAGGCAAGGCTTTTGATTGTGCTAGAAAGTAA
- a CDS encoding DedA family protein: MEDYILNVLSKFSYLGIFFLIFIENVFPPIPSELILVFGGFISKSLNLNFLLLVIFATLGSSTGAIILYYAGKKIPLEKMESFLEKKWVKRLGFKPGDIKKSLKYFEKYSTFAVFFGRCIPVVRSLISIPAGMQNMSLRKFLIYTTIGSGIWNTLLIYIGRVTQDKWKEGLLILERYSNRILGLIILAFVIKFLVKRFLKKRKKSEEGKDE, encoded by the coding sequence ATGGAAGATTATATATTAAATGTTTTATCAAAATTTAGTTATCTTGGGATATTTTTCTTAATATTTATAGAAAATGTATTTCCACCAATTCCATCAGAACTTATTTTAGTTTTTGGAGGATTTATTTCAAAAAGTTTGAATTTGAATTTTTTATTATTGGTAATTTTTGCAACTTTAGGATCTAGTACAGGGGCAATAATTCTATACTATGCTGGGAAAAAAATTCCTCTTGAAAAAATGGAGAGTTTTCTTGAGAAAAAATGGGTAAAAAGACTTGGATTTAAACCAGGAGATATAAAGAAAAGTTTGAAATATTTTGAGAAATATAGTACCTTTGCAGTATTTTTTGGAAGATGTATTCCTGTTGTCAGAAGTCTTATCTCTATTCCTGCAGGAATGCAAAATATGAGTTTAAGAAAATTTTTAATCTATACAACAATTGGAAGTGGAATTTGGAATACCCTTTTAATATATATAGGTAGGGTTACTCAAGATAAATGGAAAGAGGGACTTTTAATTTTAGAAAGATATTCAAATAGAATTTTAGGTTTAATAATTTTGGCTTTTGTTATAAAATTTTTAGTAAAGAGATTTTTGAAAAAAAGAAAAAAATCAGAAGAGGGAAAAGATGAATGA